The following are encoded in a window of Pontiella desulfatans genomic DNA:
- a CDS encoding SAM-dependent methyltransferase, with product MWDERYSADEYIFGTEPNDFLGTNVGKLKPGSVLCLADGEGRNSVYLAKQGFNVTAVDMSLVGLEKARKLASDNGVEIETVHADLNDFAIEPNRWDNVVSIFCHLPESLRQKVHEASAKSLTDGGVFLLEAYTVEQLKTSGTGGPPVPELLFSAEMLKQDFQALDIVQALETEREVNEGTKHSGPAAVVQFIARKA from the coding sequence ATGTGGGACGAACGCTATTCAGCCGATGAATATATTTTCGGCACCGAGCCGAATGATTTTCTAGGTACCAATGTCGGCAAACTTAAACCGGGCAGCGTGCTTTGCCTGGCGGATGGCGAAGGGAGAAACAGCGTGTATCTCGCCAAGCAGGGCTTCAATGTTACCGCCGTCGATATGTCCTTGGTGGGGCTGGAAAAAGCCCGGAAGCTTGCATCCGATAACGGGGTGGAAATTGAAACCGTCCATGCCGATCTGAACGACTTTGCGATCGAGCCGAATCGCTGGGACAACGTCGTATCCATCTTTTGCCACCTGCCGGAATCTTTGCGCCAAAAAGTGCACGAAGCTTCCGCAAAGAGCCTGACCGACGGCGGGGTCTTCCTGCTCGAAGCCTATACCGTGGAACAGCTCAAAACCTCCGGCACAGGTGGCCCCCCGGTTCCGGAGTTGTTGTTCTCGGCTGAAATGCTTAAGCAGGATTTCCAGGCGCTGGACATCGTGCAGGCGCTGGAAACCGAACGCGAAGTCAACGAAGGCACCAAACACTCCGGCCCCGCCGCCGTCGTCCAGTTCATTGCCCGCAAGGCCTAG
- the ahpF gene encoding alkyl hydroperoxide reductase subunit F — translation MLDQATLNQLKTVYADLESSYRLLVSAKGHAAEKELVGMMHDVASVSDKIELVEQDAEGFETRFERNGEALPIVIRGVPGGHEFTTLILAILNADGKGKWPDDGIKNRIAALKGPIKLVSYVSTGCVNCPDVVQALNQMALIHPDFQHEMVEGTHFQPEISERKIQGVPAVVAGDTLLHAGKADLAELLDKLEAHYGAGEIETTETKQYDVAIIGGGPAGASAAIYTARKGLKTAIIAEKIGGQVNETKGIENLISIPYTEGPHLANSLFEHISEYPIDILEHRRVERIVDGDRKTLQMKGGEVVTTGALVLATGAKWRQLGIPGEKENIGRGVAFCPHCDGPFYKDKPVVVVGGGNSGVEAAIDLAGICSKVTLLEFADQLKADGVLVEKAQSLENVTIHTNAAAAKVIDNGDKVTGIEFENRASGQLETVVADGIFVQIGLVPNSAPFADLVELNPMGEIVVDGHCRTNKTGVYAAGDLTTVPYKQIIIAMGEGAKAGLSAFEDFARGNIQPLEK, via the coding sequence ATGCTCGACCAAGCCACACTCAACCAACTCAAAACCGTATATGCCGATCTCGAATCATCCTACCGACTGCTGGTTTCCGCCAAGGGCCATGCGGCGGAGAAGGAACTGGTTGGAATGATGCACGACGTGGCGTCGGTCTCCGATAAGATCGAACTCGTTGAGCAGGATGCCGAAGGCTTTGAAACCCGCTTCGAGCGCAATGGCGAGGCGCTGCCCATCGTCATCCGCGGCGTTCCCGGGGGCCACGAATTCACGACGCTGATTCTTGCCATCCTCAACGCCGACGGAAAAGGCAAGTGGCCGGATGATGGAATCAAGAACCGGATCGCCGCCCTCAAAGGGCCGATCAAGCTCGTTAGCTATGTCTCCACCGGCTGCGTCAACTGCCCGGACGTGGTGCAGGCGCTCAACCAGATGGCGCTGATCCATCCCGACTTCCAGCACGAGATGGTGGAAGGCACCCATTTCCAACCCGAGATTTCCGAGCGAAAAATCCAGGGCGTACCCGCCGTCGTTGCGGGCGATACGTTGCTGCATGCCGGGAAAGCGGATCTGGCCGAGCTGCTCGACAAGCTGGAAGCGCACTATGGTGCCGGCGAAATCGAGACCACCGAAACCAAGCAATACGACGTGGCGATCATCGGTGGCGGCCCGGCCGGAGCATCGGCCGCGATCTACACCGCCCGCAAGGGCCTCAAGACCGCCATCATTGCCGAGAAGATCGGCGGCCAGGTCAACGAGACCAAGGGCATTGAAAACCTGATCTCGATCCCCTACACCGAAGGGCCGCACCTGGCCAACAGCCTGTTCGAGCACATCAGCGAATATCCGATCGATATTCTCGAACACCGCCGCGTGGAACGCATCGTAGATGGCGACCGCAAAACGCTGCAGATGAAAGGCGGCGAAGTGGTCACCACCGGCGCATTGGTTCTGGCCACCGGTGCCAAGTGGCGACAGCTCGGCATTCCCGGCGAAAAAGAAAACATTGGCCGCGGCGTGGCCTTCTGCCCGCACTGCGACGGCCCCTTCTATAAAGACAAACCCGTCGTCGTGGTCGGCGGTGGCAACTCCGGCGTCGAGGCGGCCATCGATTTGGCGGGCATCTGTTCCAAGGTCACCCTGCTCGAATTCGCCGACCAGCTAAAAGCCGACGGCGTTCTGGTCGAGAAAGCCCAGTCTTTGGAAAATGTAACCATCCACACCAACGCCGCCGCAGCCAAAGTGATCGACAATGGCGACAAAGTGACGGGCATCGAATTCGAAAACCGGGCTTCTGGCCAACTCGAAACGGTCGTGGCCGATGGCATCTTCGTGCAGATCGGGCTCGTACCCAACAGCGCACCGTTTGCGGATTTGGTGGAACTCAATCCCATGGGCGAGATCGTGGTCGATGGCCATTGCCGTACAAACAAGACCGGCGTTTATGCCGCCGGGGACTTGACCACCGTGCCCTACAAGCAGATTATCATCGCCATGGGCGAAGGAGCCAAAGCCGGGCTTTCCGCCTTCGAGGATTTCGCGCGTGGCAACATACAACCCTTGGAAAAATAG
- a CDS encoding peroxiredoxin produces the protein MIKVGQPVEEFKMAAFQNDEIKDIKLSDYKGKWVVLAFYPADFTFVCPTELEDLAALYPKFQEAGAEVISVSTDTAFVHKAWHDESPAIGKVDYPMGADPTGAVSKQFGVYIEEEGLALRGTFIIDPDGNLKTAEIHDLGIGRSAAEALRKLEAAKFVHENGDQVCPANWTPGGDTLKPGLDLVGKI, from the coding sequence ATGATCAAAGTAGGACAACCCGTAGAAGAGTTCAAAATGGCCGCCTTCCAGAACGACGAAATCAAGGACATCAAACTGTCCGACTACAAGGGCAAGTGGGTCGTGCTGGCTTTCTACCCGGCCGACTTCACCTTCGTCTGCCCGACCGAGCTTGAAGACCTGGCCGCTCTCTACCCGAAATTCCAGGAAGCCGGCGCGGAAGTCATCTCCGTTTCCACCGACACCGCGTTCGTCCACAAGGCCTGGCACGACGAGTCGCCCGCCATCGGCAAGGTGGACTATCCGATGGGCGCCGATCCGACGGGCGCGGTTTCCAAGCAGTTCGGCGTATACATCGAAGAAGAAGGTCTGGCGCTGCGCGGCACCTTCATCATCGATCCCGACGGCAACCTGAAAACCGCAGAGATCCACGACCTCGGCATCGGCCGCTCCGCCGCCGAAGCGCTGCGCAAGCTGGAAGCCGCCAAGTTTGTGCACGAGAACGGAGACCAGGTTTGCCCGGCAAACTGGACGCCCGGCGGCGACACCCTGAAGCCCGGCCTCGATCTCGTCGGCAAAATCTAA
- a CDS encoding integrase core domain-containing protein: MKNDLRKLLRWVCRKLTYNDLASVVPVLLEVLNGSRQDIELKPQEVRPPHYRQFRVDPQPPLCEPLLPHAPQKDWEELQADHLRATGKTIAKVARRTGSPMPPEKCRCRHCHAPVRYLYLNNGKLGSQVQCKICKRTSPTDKPRRESKARYWCPHCGYALFRWKEDGLCTAFKCPNDHCPVYVRNLAQLTPEEHAMRKAGNISQFKLRYHFREYHFASQHLPLKRPEDAPVDLNRIPPSLHTLGLCLTFSISLGLSARLTAQALERVFGIRISHQTVVNYIKAAACQLADFTDENSPVPEGTCAADETYIKIGGKTRYTWLVITETRRAICGYNLSETRGAEPALGLIQSMCGPPDAPRAEAFELVTDGLPSYDSATVAYNTAAVVAGGEAVLNKRTVIGLKNLDPESETYRVYKQLIERLNRTYKYHTRPRAGFKSFDGATALTTLFVAYYNFMRPHGSLGGHPPVAIACLKGKRLYPDMWVELLRQAA, from the coding sequence ATGAAAAATGATCTAAGGAAACTGCTTCGCTGGGTATGTCGCAAGCTTACCTACAACGATCTGGCTTCGGTGGTGCCGGTGCTGCTCGAAGTACTCAACGGTTCAAGGCAGGATATCGAACTCAAGCCGCAGGAAGTGCGGCCTCCGCACTATCGCCAGTTCCGGGTCGATCCTCAACCGCCGCTATGCGAACCATTGCTGCCGCACGCACCGCAAAAGGACTGGGAGGAGCTTCAGGCCGACCATTTGCGCGCCACGGGAAAAACAATCGCCAAGGTAGCGCGTCGGACGGGTTCGCCCATGCCGCCTGAAAAATGCCGATGCCGGCACTGCCATGCCCCCGTGCGCTATCTCTACCTCAACAACGGAAAGCTTGGGTCGCAGGTTCAGTGCAAGATCTGCAAAAGGACTTCGCCAACCGACAAGCCCCGGCGCGAAAGCAAGGCGCGCTACTGGTGCCCGCATTGCGGCTATGCACTCTTTCGATGGAAGGAGGATGGCCTGTGCACCGCCTTCAAGTGCCCGAACGACCACTGCCCCGTCTACGTACGGAACCTCGCCCAGCTCACGCCCGAAGAGCACGCCATGCGCAAAGCCGGAAACATCAGCCAGTTCAAGCTGCGCTACCACTTCCGCGAATACCACTTCGCCTCGCAACACCTTCCGCTCAAACGCCCCGAAGACGCCCCGGTCGATCTCAACCGCATCCCCCCCAGCCTGCATACCCTCGGACTCTGCCTCACCTTCTCCATCAGCCTCGGACTCAGCGCAAGGCTCACCGCCCAGGCGCTCGAACGCGTCTTCGGGATCCGCATCTCGCACCAGACCGTCGTCAACTACATCAAGGCCGCAGCCTGCCAGCTCGCCGACTTCACCGATGAAAACAGTCCCGTTCCCGAAGGAACCTGCGCGGCGGACGAAACCTACATCAAGATCGGCGGGAAAACCCGCTACACCTGGCTCGTCATCACCGAAACACGGCGGGCCATCTGCGGCTACAACCTCTCCGAAACCCGTGGGGCCGAACCGGCGCTCGGACTCATCCAAAGCATGTGCGGCCCGCCGGACGCGCCCCGGGCCGAAGCCTTCGAACTCGTCACCGACGGCCTGCCGTCCTACGACAGCGCCACCGTCGCCTACAACACCGCCGCCGTGGTGGCCGGAGGCGAAGCAGTCCTGAATAAACGTACCGTCATCGGACTCAAGAACCTCGATCCCGAAAGCGAGACCTACCGCGTCTACAAGCAGCTCATCGAGCGGCTCAACCGCACCTATAAATACCACACGCGACCCCGCGCCGGCTTCAAGAGCTTCGACGGAGCCACGGCACTCACCACGCTCTTCGTCGCCTACTACAACTTCATGCGCCCGCACGGCAGCCTCGGCGGGCATCCGCCCGTCGCGATCGCCTGCCTCAAAGGCAAGAGGCTCTACCCCGACATGTGGGTCGAGCTCCTCCGGCAAGCCGCATGA
- a CDS encoding LysR substrate-binding domain-containing protein, translating to MNLQAFKYLLALEAEGGFHRAAEACNVSQPALSIQIKKFEEELDIRLLERGHKGFFFTPAGKEVLERARIVMQQVAEIEELSELWNDPYAGQLSIGAFPTLAPYYLPSIIDHLVDSYPNLQVNLVEEKTHVLLERLKAGTIDAAFLALPEDEPALECGTIFSEEFHVGVAPNHPLAKRKTITPEKLSEEKLLLLEEGHCLRGQALEYCATAGIGEVLNFRASSMETLLQMVSMGRAVSLIPDCVAKRNPHLHYLKLKGGGAERTIALFWRRSSVRRDLMLELVDDLGREYA from the coding sequence ATGAATCTACAGGCATTCAAATATCTATTGGCACTCGAAGCGGAAGGTGGGTTCCACCGAGCGGCCGAGGCGTGCAACGTCAGCCAACCCGCGTTGAGCATCCAGATCAAGAAGTTCGAGGAGGAATTGGACATCCGGTTGCTTGAGCGTGGCCACAAGGGGTTCTTCTTCACCCCCGCCGGCAAGGAGGTGCTGGAGCGCGCCCGGATCGTGATGCAGCAGGTGGCGGAGATTGAAGAACTCTCCGAGCTTTGGAACGATCCCTACGCCGGCCAGCTTTCCATCGGGGCCTTCCCGACGTTGGCTCCCTATTATTTGCCGTCGATCATCGACCACCTGGTTGATTCCTATCCCAACCTGCAGGTCAACCTGGTTGAGGAAAAGACGCATGTGTTGCTGGAGCGGTTGAAGGCCGGCACCATCGACGCCGCGTTCCTCGCGCTGCCGGAGGATGAACCCGCGCTTGAATGCGGGACGATTTTCTCGGAGGAGTTCCATGTTGGCGTTGCGCCTAACCACCCATTGGCCAAACGGAAAACCATCACGCCCGAAAAACTATCGGAAGAAAAACTGCTGTTGCTGGAAGAGGGGCACTGTTTGAGAGGGCAGGCCTTGGAATATTGCGCCACGGCGGGCATTGGCGAAGTGCTGAACTTCCGTGCCTCTTCGATGGAGACATTGCTGCAGATGGTTTCCATGGGGAGGGCCGTGTCGCTGATCCCCGACTGTGTCGCCAAGCGCAACCCGCACCTGCACTATCTCAAGCTCAAGGGCGGCGGTGCCGAGCGTACCATCGCCCTCTTCTGGCGCAGGTCCAGCGTCCGCCGCGACCTCATGCTCGAGCTCGTCGACGATCTGGGCCGCGAGTATGCGTAA
- a CDS encoding DUF2971 domain-containing protein, translating to MNKCPERLYMYLRLDTFGLKKLIALLNGTVPLTKVSWFNDPFDSQLSFDHTGTQYEQTEDIQRSIDRGQIGEERVQSMESRIFEDGFISTRAVFCVTECWDSCLMWSHYADSHKGICVELAYDKDTRLPDGCEFGKVRYSTHYPRPVANRIEDPSEFQTLFLTKSTDWMYEHEWRLIATVDNHLDKTKTFDGLISRSPFTVARILCGVKCQNSMDVRDLYQGAGLPGSKEILSDEDCGFVEKLEQRYLDGDVNGAYTSLLRYLEKFKVDRKKDTLERASAKEEIISTAILQILNFDGYIVRLKKSDVRFAITQL from the coding sequence ATGAACAAATGTCCAGAACGGCTCTATATGTATTTGCGATTGGATACCTTTGGGCTGAAGAAGTTAATCGCGTTGCTAAATGGAACGGTACCTTTAACCAAGGTGTCGTGGTTCAACGATCCCTTTGATTCTCAACTTTCATTTGATCATACTGGTACGCAATATGAGCAGACCGAGGATATTCAGCGATCGATTGATAGGGGGCAAATTGGAGAAGAACGGGTTCAGTCAATGGAGTCGCGCATCTTTGAAGATGGCTTCATTTCAACTCGGGCAGTCTTCTGTGTTACCGAGTGCTGGGACTCGTGTCTAATGTGGTCGCATTATGCCGATTCACATAAAGGTATATGTGTTGAATTAGCGTACGATAAGGATACGCGTTTACCTGATGGATGCGAATTTGGGAAAGTTCGTTATTCCACGCACTATCCACGTCCCGTGGCGAATCGGATTGAAGATCCATCTGAGTTCCAGACTTTGTTTTTAACCAAATCAACCGATTGGATGTATGAGCATGAGTGGCGCCTCATCGCTACCGTTGACAACCATTTGGACAAGACGAAAACCTTTGATGGCCTAATCTCGAGATCTCCGTTTACTGTAGCTCGGATCCTATGTGGGGTTAAGTGTCAAAATAGTATGGATGTCAGGGATTTGTACCAAGGGGCCGGATTGCCGGGGAGCAAAGAAATCTTGAGCGATGAGGATTGTGGCTTTGTTGAGAAACTTGAGCAGAGATATTTGGACGGAGATGTGAATGGAGCTTATACCTCATTGCTGAGGTATCTTGAAAAATTCAAAGTTGACCGGAAGAAAGATACTCTTGAAAGGGCAAGTGCCAAAGAAGAAATCATCTCAACGGCGATTCTGCAGATTCTGAATTTTGATGGCTACATCGTTAGGCTCAAGAAGTCCGATGTGAGATTCGCTATTACGCAACTGTAA
- a CDS encoding class I SAM-dependent methyltransferase produces the protein MSDDIKSIHEFDLNLICEYFAQVERQGPGSPEITRKALGFVEGLTDESRIADIGCGSGGQTMTLAQAVPGTITGVDLFQTFIDLFNRNAAGLGLQDRVRGVVGSMDALSFADEELDLIWSEGAIYNMGFERGLNEWRKFLKPGGTIAVSEASWFTEERPAEINDFWMSEYPGIDTIPNKVAQLQKAGYVPVATFIVPETCWIDHFYAPQVEAMERFLEKHKGNPAAEGFIANQRHEMKLYHKYKEYYGYVFYIGKKR, from the coding sequence ATGAGCGACGACATTAAATCCATACACGAGTTCGACCTGAACCTGATCTGCGAATATTTCGCGCAGGTGGAGCGGCAGGGCCCGGGGAGCCCGGAGATCACGCGCAAGGCGCTGGGCTTTGTTGAGGGGCTCACCGACGAATCGCGAATCGCCGACATCGGTTGCGGAAGCGGCGGGCAGACGATGACGCTGGCGCAGGCTGTGCCCGGAACCATTACGGGCGTCGATCTGTTCCAAACCTTCATCGATCTTTTCAACCGAAACGCGGCGGGGCTTGGGCTTCAGGATCGCGTGCGGGGCGTGGTCGGTTCCATGGATGCGCTCTCGTTCGCGGATGAAGAGCTGGATCTGATCTGGTCGGAGGGGGCCATCTACAACATGGGCTTTGAGCGCGGATTGAACGAGTGGCGCAAGTTCCTGAAGCCCGGTGGAACCATTGCCGTTTCCGAAGCCTCGTGGTTCACGGAAGAGCGGCCGGCCGAGATCAACGATTTTTGGATGAGCGAATATCCGGGGATCGACACCATTCCGAACAAGGTGGCGCAGCTGCAAAAGGCGGGCTACGTTCCCGTTGCTACCTTCATCGTGCCCGAGACGTGCTGGATCGATCATTTCTACGCACCGCAGGTGGAAGCCATGGAGCGGTTTCTCGAAAAGCACAAAGGGAATCCGGCGGCGGAGGGTTTCATCGCCAACCAACGGCATGAGATGAAACTGTACCATAAATACAAGGAATACTACGGCTATGTGTTTTACATCGGGAAGAAAAGGTAG
- a CDS encoding polysaccharide deacetylase family protein — protein MRISYCLLRNLLLGLACASFCVAEEERKVVALTFDDGPNPPYTDKLLQVLETNKVVATFFCLADDHQCLERAGIWFCWCE, from the coding sequence ATGCGTATTTCGTATTGCTTATTGCGTAACCTGTTGCTCGGTTTGGCATGCGCGTCTTTTTGTGTTGCGGAAGAGGAACGGAAGGTGGTGGCGCTTACGTTCGACGATGGCCCGAATCCTCCCTATACGGATAAGCTCCTCCAAGTGTTGGAGACGAACAAGGTTGTGGCCACGTTCTTTTGCCTTGCCGATGATCATCAATGCCTTGAGAGAGCAGGGATATGGTTTTGTTGGTGTGAGTGA